A window of Mytilus edulis chromosome 10, xbMytEdul2.2, whole genome shotgun sequence contains these coding sequences:
- the LOC139491349 gene encoding uncharacterized protein, with product MDSINGNAINIKEETVDHSYDLGHGITSELTNNSNSEIIRPLHLFSHHDARNLARSNDILNNASKLSITTGNYFNQEDMVKIKIKTEQNSDAMCRNLEQESIFNNDQNIKIDKISNTNAAKKSTDDTQTDTKTTDSFQDLSVSGVDGQNENSTGSTSNVFLEFWEVDKSEMSCNIVKESSELIGHKVNKNEISHETKQKENVTSASDILKNRRTNLKQNPPKSTSAQYLIKENTGNNESSFKGSDKISSTPDKCTSETLKNTTEKLLSEKALPSILKHRRKVNIIYKNISEPTQTKVPKGSFAPMKIKAITKEDQRIFPGGLGKVQNYRETDSLLIDKANRGAVNQEVNQQTASDPFVPEGIVLYSESFDHATPRIVQQNDMRSKGFKPMTKVEQQILQKGIAIVQNDQMTNKVLLDNVSRSAVNQEMSTQMSSDSSFPCHARIEMYSKSFDRDTPSIVQHNDIRSKGPKPITKVEQRPLQNGLGKSQNDQKTNEAVLANANKRANNKAVSQQTSSYSSVPCHERTAMYSESSDHDTPLIYQNKDLRSKYFNLITKVEKRNLQNRLEITKQVLLDNGNIHAVNQEVSQPTSSDSFVPSPERIEMYSESFDHDTPRIVQQNDIGSNKFKSNRILYVENKTLKKDIGDKNKRKDLQIARSEFVNLPPRIPDYKKKVLVSILPKPGSNILPENAPANANKTTLPIQNLPEAPATNLLSPINNPFQQANIDKHTANQDANQSPLPFLPSALSHSSLQNCIVLMDQNQSCSVIPDNSLTTMQPITYIPLIVPLESVPFATSLTPLPLGSIPFPVSSSHSNTVPISNENLQQIAVEQRLNTASDVMVVNRSPVNPTIHDVAVRESSTQSSLFKAGTNTPEENIGDLSVCEIVGTPQHTNCETLQKIKNNGIQEQLLRPKINWKNLRRSKYLGNTGRPYKPIEGISRVRVDETMGTVQQINYETQQKANKNRIQEPRPKINWKNLRRPKYLGNTRMRKTPFLNRIPGKKRKYTITNPLVLERLRRCCADRYKTPMPSDVILDGSEVESPDLNIVVESVYSLSHETDRAKDDLLHSKWFLKRQHSYFMNKFKRKMKLFGISNRKEFTDPKLSAPCLVVLDSLPNCQERTLRKCRQTRKIYTKKIEACTHQCRDKVVSDFCYKISKGKIIKHYKQEMERDEKDKYLNQIYDCDKKGSINLDISTHEIMMLLKTALVVNMVHNSTGQTKTPLPTDIKALIQMFPRIVDANDNAFWQVKIANNSILINATELESDNLSAIVNEKLRQDRQIESLRNESNTQPPDSIFNLSDDSSVILSESSDEEDEILMKFDKGEECEKRNDNDDNDPTTLITKYTYHRRSTSPWSDVSDVDDRNLTVETAANIYSSCSDEHVDLSAISNSKEHTVPRAIHAEKRRNSVQSVTLTRKRKRDPLNDKEMCKNDANCTLPSYSGEDFSDDISNVKTSNTESIMQHLQWKDLLSDSMQHYLTIEKVVPKLIEFKSSLNGMLNKISYKRKKKKTVREPSYQNQIDSSDIDIEIVNDETDNRTGKRLSAHDIGTHKDLTDRLITDIFQESRTMNLKCSTESNLETISLEDDNDSEKDDK from the coding sequence ATGGATTCAATAAACGGAAATGCAATCAATATAAAAGAAGAAACTGTCGATCATAGTTACGATTTAGGACATGGCATTACTTCAGAATTGACCAATAATTCAAATAGTGAGATAATAAGACCTTTGCATCTTTTTTCTCATCATGATGCACGTAATCTCGCGCGATCTAACGATATATTAAACAATGCATCTAAATTATCAATAACTACTGGTAATTATTTTAATCAAGAAGATAtggttaaaatcaaaatcaaaactgAACAAAATAGTGATGCTATGTGTAGAAATCTAGAACAGGAGAGCATctttaacaatgatcaaaacattaaaattgacaaaatttcaaatacaaatgcAGCAAAAAAATCTACTGATGATACACAAACTGATACGAAAACGACAGATTCGTTTCAGGATCTTTCCGTATCTGGAGTTGATGGGCAAAACGAAAATTCCACTGGTTCAACATCTAACGTATTTCTGGAGTTTTGGGAGGTCGACAAATCAGAAATGTCATGCAATATTGTGAAGGAATCATCAGAGCTCATTGGACACAAAGTGAATAAAAATGAGATCAGCCATGAAACAAAACAGAAAGAAAATGTAACATCAGCATCggacattttgaaaaatagacggacaaatttaaaacaaaacccTCCAAAAAGTACAAGTGCACAATATTTGATTAAGGAAAACACAGGAAATAATGAAAGCAGTTTTAAAGGGTCCGATAAAATATCGTCGACACCTGACAAATGTACTTCGGAAACTTTGAAAAATACAACTGAGAAGCTCTTGTCAGAAAAGGCACTGCCGTCAATTCTTAAACATCGACGGAAAgtcaatataatttataaaaacatatcGGAACCAACTCAAACAAAGGTACCGAAGGGTAGTTTTGCCCCAATGAAAATAAAAGCAATCACGAAAGAAGATCAACGGATTTTTCCAGGTGGTTTAGGAAAAGTTCAAAATTACCGGGAAACTGATAGTTTATTAATAGATAAAGCTAATAGAGGGGCTGTCAATCAAGAAGTGAACCAACAAACTGCATCGGATCCTTTTGTCCCTGAAGGAATTGTGCTGTACTCAGAAAGTTTCGATCATGCCACTCCAAGGATAGTACAACAAAATGATATGAGATCAAAAGGTTTCAAACCAATGACGAAAGTAGAACAACAGATTTTACAAAAAGGTATAGCAATAGTTCAAAATGACCAAATGACTAATAAGGTATTGTTGGATAACGTGAGTAGAAGTGCTGTCAACCAAGAAATGAGCACACAAATGTCATCGGATTCTTCTTTTCCATGTCATGCACGAATCGAAATGTACTCAAAAAGTTTTGATCGTGATACTCCAAGTATAGTACAACACAATGATATAAGATCAAAAGGCCCTAAACCAATCACGAAAGTAGAACAACGGCCACTACAAAATGGTTTAGGAaaaagtcaaaatgaccaaaaaactAATGAGGCAGTATTGGCCAATGCTAATAAAAGGGCTAACAACAAAGCAGTGAGCCAACAAACTTCATCGTATTCTTCTGTCCCATGCCATGAACGAACCGCAATGTACTCAGAAAGTTCTGATCATGATACTCCATTGATATATCAAAATAAGGATTTAAGATCGAAATATTTCAATCTAATCACGAAAGTAGAAAAACGGAATTTACAAAATCGTTTGGAAATAACTAAACAGGTTTTATTAGACAACGGCAATATACATGCTGTCAACCAAGAAGTGAGTCAACCCACTTCATCGGATTCTTTCGTACCGTCTCCCGAACGAATCGAAATGTACTCAGAAAGTTTTGATCACGATACTCCTAGAATAGTACAACAAAATGATATAGgatcaaacaaatttaaaagcAATCGAAttttatatgtcgaaaataaaacattaaagaagGATATTGgagacaaaaataaaagaaaggaTTTACAAATTGCTCGTTCAGAATTTGTAAACTTACCACCTCGGATACCTGATTATAAAAAGAAAGTCCTCGTGAGTATACTTCCTAAACCAGGTTCAAATATCTTGCCCGAAAATGCACCAGCTAATGCTAACAAAACAACTCTACCTATTCAAAATTTACCAGAAGCACCTGCAACTAACTTGTTGAGTCCAATAAACAATCCTTTCCAGCAGGCCAATATAGACAAACACACTGCAAACCAAGATGCAAATCAGTCTCCATTACCATTTTTACCGTCTGCTTTATCACACAGCTCACTTCAGAATTGCATAGTTCTTATGGACCAAAACCAATCATGTAGTGTGATACCTGACAATTCATTAACAACAATGCAGCCGATTACGTATATTCCATTGATTGTTCCGCTTGAGTCCGTACCATTCGCAACATCTTTAACACCGTTACCTCTAGGCAGTATACCATTTCCAGTATCGTCAAGTCACTCAAATACTGTACCAATTTCTAACGAAAATTTACAACAGATAGCAGTTGAACAAAGGTTGAATACGGCATCAGATGTTATGGTAGTAAATCGTTCACCTGTTAACCCAACTATACATGATGTTGCAGTCCGAGAGTCTTCCACTCAATCTTCATTATTTAAAGCAGGCACGAATACACCAGAAGAAAATATTGGCGATTTAAGCGTATGTGAAATAGTGGGAACTCCACAACACACAAACTGCGAAAcactacaaaagataaaaaataatggtataCAAGAACAGCTGTTACGACCAAAGATAAATTGGAAAAATCTGAGGCGTTCAAAATATTTAGGGAATACAGGGAGACCGTATAAACCAATAGAAGGTATAAGCAGAGTACGCGTAGACGAAACAATGGGAACTGTGCAACAGATAAACTATGAAACACAACAAAAGGCAAATAAAAATCGTATACAAGAGCCTCGACCGAAGATAAATTGGAAAAATCTAAGGCGTCCTAAATATTTAGGGAATACGAGAATGCGGAAAACGCCTTTTTTAAATCGTATTCCAGGAAAGAAACGAAAGTACACAATAACAAACCCGCTTGTTTTAGAAAGGTTAAGGAGATGTTGTGCTGATAGGTATAAGACTCCGATGCCCTCCGATGTTATACTTGATGGGTCTGAGGTTGAGTCCCCGGACTTAAATATTGTGGTAGAATCAGTGTATTCATTATCTCATGAAACTGACAGGGCAAAAGACGACCTTTTACATAGTAAAtggtttttgaaaagacaacATTCATATTTTATGAATAAGTTTAAACGAAAAATGAAATTGTTTGGCATTAGTAATCGTAAAGAATTTACAGACCCAAAACTAAGTGCTCCATGTTTAGTTGTCCTGGATTCCTTACCAAACTGTCAGGAAAGAACATTAAGAAAGTGTCGACAGACAAGAAAGATATATACAAAGAAAATAGAGGCTTGCACGCACCAATGCCGCGATAAAGTAGTATCCGATTTTTGCTATAAAATATCCAAAGGAAAGATAATTAAGCATTACAAACAAGAAATGGAACGAGACGAAAAGGATAAATATTTGAACCAGATATATGATTGCGATAAAAAAGGATCGATAAATCTTGATATTTCGACACATGAGATTATGATGTTATTAAAAACAGCTTTGGTCGTAAATATGGTTCATAACTCAACAGGGCAAACGAAAACACCCCTACCAACAGATATCAAGGCCTTGATTCAGATGTTTCCGCGAATAGTGGATGCAAATGATAATGCATTCTGGCAAGTCAAAATCGCGAATAATTCAATATTGATAAATGCTACAGAATTAGAGAGTGATAATTTATCGGCGATTGTTAATGAGAAATTAAGACAAGATCGCCAAATAGAATCTTTGCGAAATGAATCAAATACGCAACCACCAgattcaatttttaatttatcGGATGATTCATCTGTAATCTTATCAGAATCGTCTGATGAAGAAGAcgaaattttgatgaaatttgatAAAGGCGAAGAATGTGAAAAGAGGAACGACAATGATGATAATGACCCCACTACCTTAATTACAAAGTATACATACCACAGAAGAAGTACGAGTCCCTGGTCAGACGTGTCTGATGTTGATGATCGCAACTTAACAGTAGAAACAGCTGCTAACATCTATTCCTCATGTTCAGATGAACACGTGGATTTGTCTGCAATTTCAAATAGTAAAGAACATACCGTACCAAGAGCAATACATGCAGAGAAACGTAGAAATAGTGTTCAATCTGTCACCCTAACCAGAAAACGAAAGAGAGATCCTTTAAATGATAAGGAAATGTGTAAAAATGACGCGAACTGCACACTTCCGTCTTATTCTGGAGAAGACTTTTCGGATGATATATCCAATGTTAAGACCTCTAATACCGAAAGCATTATGCAACACTTGCAATGGAAGGACCTACTTTCCGACAGCATGCAGCACTATCTTACAATTGAAAAAGTTGTCCCGAAGCTAATAGAATTTAAAAGCAGTCTTAAcggaatgttaaataaaatttcgTATAAAcgtaagaagaaaaaaacagtaAGAGAGCCATCATATCAGAATCAAATTGATAGCTCAGATATAGACATTGAAATAGTTAATGACGAGACTGACAATCGCACAGGTAAACGCTTGTCCGCGCATGATATAGGTACACACAAGGACTTAACTGATCGGTTGATCACGGATATCTTCCAAGAATCACgtacaatgaatttaaaatgttCAACCGAAAGCAATTTGGAGACGATCAGTCTAGAAGATGACAATGATAGTGAAAAAGATGACAAGTAA